aatctgcttgaaaatctatgacctgaaaatggttgtctagcaatgatcaacaaccaacaacCAATGAACaaccagaagtttacatacactaagttgactgagcctttaaacagcttggaaaattccagaaaatgatgacatgtcatggctctagaagcgtctgataggctaactgacatcatttgagtcaattggaggtgtacctgtggatgtatttcaaggcctaccttcaaactcagtgcctctttgcttgacatcatgggaaaatctaaagaaatcagccaagaccttttgtagacctccacaagtctggttcatccttgggagaaatttccaaatgcctgaaggtaccatattcatctgtacaaacaatagtacaaaattattaacaccatgggaccacgcaagtGCCaaatcataccactcaggaaggagacgcgttctgtctctagagatgaactacTTTTGGTgataaagtgcaaatcaattgcagagcaacagcaaaggaccatgttgaagatgctggaggaaacaggtacaaaagtatctatattcacagtaaaacaagtcctatatcgaacaACCTGAGAaaggccctcagcaaggaagaaaccactgctccaaaaccgccttaaaaaagccagactacggcttgcaactacacatggggacaaagatcgtatttttttgAGAATgtaatctggtctgatgaaggaaaattatgtggatatattgaagcaacatctcaagacatcagtcaggaagttaaagcttgtcgcaaatgggtcttccaaatggacaaatgaccccaagcatacttccaaagttgtggcaaaaggcttaaggacaacaaaagtcaaggtattggaagtggcatcaacaaagccctgacatcaatctatagaaaattgtgggcagaactgaaaaagcgtgtgcgagcaaggaggcctagaaaccgaactcagttacaccagctctgtcagggaggaatgggccaaattcacccaacttattgtggaagcttgtgggaaggctacccgaaatgtttgacccaagttaaacaatttaaagcaatgctaccaaatactaattgagtgcatgtaaactctgtccactgggaatgtgatgaaagaaataaaagctgaaataaatcattctctctactattattctgacatttcacattccttaaataaagttgatcctaactgacactaaaacagggaatttttacttggattaaatatcaggTGTGTGAAAAACtgatgtttaaatgtatttggctgaggtacgtaaacatccgacttcacctggatgtaaattagatattctgtatttcattttcaataaatgtgcaaaagaaaattctaaaacatgttctcactttgtcataattgggtgttgtgtgtagatgggtgagaatgttgatttaatccatttaatccattttgaattcaggctgtaacacaacaacatggaataagtcaaggatggtaaatactttctgaagacactggaCAATGCAGTGTGCAAGGACATTATCTAAGACAAACCGAGGGACAAACGTGGTGCTTTTGGCTTGAGGGTCACGTTGTTTTCGTTTTTTTAATTCAACTGGGTGTGCCGCACAGATTTCTTAGTGCCGTTTGtcaaaatattatatataatatatattataatttctACAAACTCGGGCTGGAATGAACGGGCTCGCGGGTCGGGTCGAACGGGTCTGCGGCCATAGTTTTGTCACCACGTGTAGAGCGTAGCCTCTGCAACGCCAGCTAGTGGGTATGATTACGCGCATGACTAAGTCAATATGGATAAAAATCATCTGTAAATGGCATATAGTTACACTCCATTCTCTAACAACAGGATTCAGCCAACTCACCAGACCGTCTCCAATGTGGGGGTACAGAGTCTTGTAGTCTGTTCTTAAAGTCAATCCACCGTCCCATCCTGGTTACAGAGTTCTGGCAGACAAAAACACAGAATGTCATGAACTCCTGATAAGAATTCAGCCCCTTGGACAGACTGTAATAACAGTGACTCCTGATGAAAACAGCCCCTTGGACAGACTGTAATAACAGTGACTTCCTGATGAATAACCCCTTGGACAGACTTTAATAACAGTGACTCCTGATGAATACAGCCCCTTGGACAGACTGTAATGACAGTGTGCACTAAACCGGAGCATAATGTTATCAGCAGTAATCAAAACTGTATTGGGACTGAACAACTATTGTGAAATACAGTTATGGAACACTTGAGGAATATCTCAAATGCAAAATAATCAGGATTCAAGTGTATTACATAGTGTACCAGCCTAtataattacagtgtaattacatagcTAATTAAGcctaataataattacagtgtaattacatagtGTACCAGCCCTATATAAAACAGTGTAAATAATTTACATAGTGTACCAGCCCTATATAATTACATGTAATTACATAGTGTACCAGCCCTACTATAATTACAGTGTAATTTATAGTATTTGTTAAGGTTTCTGTTTAGCGCAACCCTCCCATTCGCTTAGCGGTTATCTTCAATGACGAGTCATCACGCTGAATTGGCCTGTTGTAGGCTCAGCCAAATCCCAATCTTGGTCCACACTCGGCGTGCCCTTGAGTGTCCAGGGTCTTATCAATCTCATACTCCCTGTAAATTGGTCAGAAACACAGAGGGAGCATTAGGGGGGTTATCAATCTGTCCAATGGCGTAATAGATAACACAGAGGAGCATTAGGGGTAATTTGGCTGTTCTTACAAGGCGGTAGTGCTAACCACAATGGCGACTTCATAAAAGTGTTATTGCGGGCCGACAGCTGTAAATAGCCTAAGACGCTATTCTTTGAGGGGATTGGAGGGCAGCAATTGTTATTGTCGTTGCCAAGTGCAGATATACCAGGGAGCAGTCTGAATCACGTTGATTAGTCTATAATATAACTTAATTTACTAGCAAGCAATGAAAAATGTGCAAGTTAATAAAAGAAGTCCACAGAATcaacaaaacaattacaataaatGACCAATATCACTCTACACCCCAGTCATCATAGCGGTTAGCTCCCCCCTACACCCCCATACAGTTCTAGCGCGTCTTCAGCTTTCCTCCAGCATCAACTCTACAACCTCCCACCTTCATCTAGCGGTTAGGCTCTTTATAGCACCACTCCTACACCCCCACTCATCATAGCGGTTAGCAACTCTAATAGCACAACTCTACACCCCCCTCATCTAGCGTTAGCTCCTATGAGCACCACTCTTACACCCCCACTACATCTAGCGTTTAGCTCTAGAGCAACCCGACTCTACCCCCACTCATCTTCAACGGTTAGTCCTAAGCACCAACTCTACACCCCCCCATCTAGCGGTTAGGGCTGGGGCCGGGCTGGGGAGCCCACCCTGACACCCCCACTATCTAGCGGTTAGGCTCCTCCAGCCATCACTCTACACCCCGCACTCATCTAGCGGTTACCGTCTCCATGGCGATCACTACCAAACCCACACTCATGCTAGCGAGTTAGTCTACCTCCAGCATCCCTCTACACGCCCCAACTTCATCGTACGGTCTAGCTGGCCTCTATAGGCACCACTCTACACCCCCACTCATCTAGCGCGTTAGCTCCACAGCACCACTCTACACCCCCATCATCTAGCGGTTAGCTCCTATAGCACCACTCTACACCCCCCACTCATCTAGCGGTTAATGCTCTATAGCACACTCTACACCCCACTCATCTAGCGGTTAGCTCCACCCTACACCCCCACTCATCTAGCGGTTAGCTCCTCCAGCATCACTCTACACCCCCACTCATCTAGCGGTTACCCTCCAGCATCACTCAACCCCCACTCATCTAGCGGTGTAGCCTCCTCAGCGGTTAGCTCTTATAGCACCACTCTACACCCCCACGCATTCTAGCGTTAGCTCCTATAGTCACCACTTACACCCCCACTCATTCAGCGGTAGCAGCCTATAGCACCACTCTACACCCCCACTCATCTACGGTTTTAGCCTACCTATGTCACCACGCTACACCCGCCCACTCATCTAGCGGTTAGCTCCTCAGTAGCAGCCACTCTACACCCCGCACTCGATCTATCGGTAGCTCCCTCACATGCACCATCTATCACCCCCACTAAATCTAGGCTCGGTTTTCTcccaaaataccagcaaccaCTCTACACCCCACTCATCATGCGTTAGCTCCTCTAGCAGTACTCCTCTACGGCACGCTCACTCTAGCCGTTAACTCCTAGATGTCGGGTTAGCATCCATCCAGCATCCAAGGACAGTTGGAAAGAGGAGAAATGTAGAAATGTAAAATAGTAATCAGTATAAACACTTcaccatttttatatttttattctttttacctttatttaactaggctaatCAGTTTATAGAAAAGAAATATTCTAGGTATTTTCCAAAATGACGTGTAAAAACAGGTAAACAAATGAGGAATcccttaactgccttgttcaggggcagaatgacagatttgtaccttgtcagctcggggattcgaaattgcaacctttcggttactagttcaacgctctaaccactaggctacgctgccgccccaaataTTAGGTCACGTTTATCTACATGAAAATAAAgttaacaaaacatgtaaaatgtgAGAATGTGATATGAATGCAGGGCTATTTCAACGGATTtgatggttattttattttcaatgacggtcttcATCTATAATCGTCAGTTACACGGTTATTCAATTACCGTCACAGCCCATAGCGACAAGTACARTATCCCAAAGACATTCTTACCACAGGCAGGCCGTGACAGTCCCAGCCGAACCGGCGGTCCACGTGGAAGCCGCTCTGGTGGGCGAAGCGAGTCACGATGTCTTTGATGGTCCCTGCCAGGATGTGACCGTAGTGGGGGAGACCTGTGGCGAACGGCGGCCCGTCATAGAACGTGTACCTGGAGAAGAGTTTACACATCATTCATAAAACAgattcatcttcttcttctttttgtgtaCTTACATATCGGGCTT
Above is a window of Salvelinus sp. IW2-2015 unplaced genomic scaffold, ASM291031v2 Un_scaffold2875, whole genome shotgun sequence DNA encoding:
- the LOC112074918 gene encoding isoleucine--tRNA ligase, cytoplasmic-like, producing the protein MVEPVPESIHFPSEEKRILQLWKDKDCFQECLKQSKNRPKYTFYDGPPFATGLPHYGHILAGTIKDIVTRFAHQSGFHVDRRFGWDCHGLPVEYEIDKTLDTQGHAECGPRLGFG